The window TAGGCCGAGGACGCGAAGTCGATGGTGAAGGGGATGCGGGGCGCCGGGGGAGTGAGGGGCTCGGTGAAGGCGAGCTGGCGGCGCACCGGCCGTACGGGGAGGTCGACGCCGGCCATGGCGCCGATCCGTCCGGACCAGGCGCCCGCCGTACAGATGACGGTGGCGCAGGCGATGCGGCCGCGGTCGGTGTGGACGGCGGTGACGCGGTCGCCGGCGGTGTCGATGCCGGTCACGCTGGTGTGGGTGGCGAAGGCGACGCCGGCCCGGGCGGCGGCGTCGGCGTACCCCTGGACGACGAGTGCGGGGCGGGCGTGGCCGTCGGTGGGGGAGAAGGCGGCGGCCAGGAGGCCGTCGGTGCTGATGTAGGGGCAGAGGCGGTGTGCCTCGTCCGGGCCGATCATGCGGGTGGGGACGCCCAGGCTGTTCTGGATGCCGACGCTCGCCTCGAAGTCGATGGCCTGCTGTTCGGTGGTGAGCAGGAAGAGGTAGCCGACGCTGTCCAGGCGGATGTCGGCGCCGGGGCGGTGCGGGAAGTCCTGGAAGGCGCGCAGGCTCCGGTCACCCAGCTCGATGTTGAGCGGATCGGAGAACTGGGCGCGCACTCCGCCGATCGGCTTGCCCGAACTGCCGCTGCACAGTTCGTCGCGCTCGACCACGACGACGTCGGTCACGCCCGCTTCGGCGAGGTGGAAGGCGATGCTGGCGCCCATCACCCCGCCCCCGGTGATCACGACATCGGCGGTGGACGGAACGGTGCCAAAGGCGGAGGAGGAAGGAGAGGGGGAGGGGGAGGAGCTGGACAAGGGTCGTCCTTCCGGAGGGAGGGAGAAAGACGCTGATCAGCTAGCTGTCCGTCATCGTGGCGCAACCCAACCGTTGACGTCCATGAACAGTTCTTGCTGCTGATCTATTAGCTTCTCTATAAGTTTCTCTCTATGGACTGGACGAGTTCCCAGCTGCGTTCCCTGGTCGAACTGACCCGGCGCGGCACCATCACCGCGGTCGCCCAGGCCCTCGGGTACACCCCCGGCGGGGTCTCGCAGCAGATCGCCGCGCTGGAGAAGGCCACCGGCATGGAGCTGCTGCGGCGGGTGGGCCGGCGGGTCGAGCTGACCGACGCCGGGAGGACGCTGGCCCTGCACGCCGAGCGGATCCTGTCCACGGAGGCCGAGGCCGTGGAGGCACTGGAGCGCAGCCGCGGCGAAATCTCCGGGGTGCTGCGGGTCGGTCTGTTCGCCACGGCCGCCGCCGAGATCCTGCCGCTCGCCCTGCGGCGCGTTAACGAGACCCATCCCGGGCTCGACGTGCACAGCCGCGACATGGACGTCGACGAGGTGTACGACGCCGTCGCCTCCGGCGCCGTGGACCTGGCTCTCGGCCTGGACTACCCCGACGTACCCATCCCGCGCGACCCCGCCCTGCGGGTGACGCAGCTGTACCGGGAGCGGTTCGCCCTCGCCGTGCCCACCGGGTCGATGGCCGGCGTCGAGGAGATCTCCCTGGCCGACACCCAGCACCTGCGCTGGATCCTGCCGTGGGCCGACAGCTACTACGGCCGTGCCGTGCGCACCGCCTGCCGGCGGGCGGGCGTCGAGCCGGACGTACGGCATGAGGTGATCGACACCGCGGCCACCCTGGCGCTGGTCGAGGCGGGCATCGGGGTGAGCACGGTGACGGATCTGATGCTCAGGCTGCGCGCCTCGCGCTTCGACGTGGTGCGGCTGCGCGAGACGGTCGAGCGGCACATCGTCGTGGTGTTCCGCTCCTCCGCTGAGCGCCGGCCGACGGTGGCGGCGCTCCTCGACGTGCTGCGGGCGGTGGCCGAATCCCGGCGTGACACCTCGGGGTAGCACGGGTTTCGCCGAGGTTTCGCTTGCTCTTCGGCGGGGGTGCACCAGATTTGCTTGCCCTCAGGGACGCAAGTTGTCGCGCTCCAGTGCCTTCTGCGGACCGGGATCCTGCGTGATGGTTTCAGGCCAGTGGTGACCCCCGCCACGACAGCGGCCGGCGAGGCCGCCGTTGCCTGACAGGGAGCGAGCGATGTCCCCCGACTCCACCCCGAAATCCGCTCTTCCGCCGTTGCTGGGAAGAGGCCCGCAGGGCGTCTTCCGGCGCACCCTCCCCTCCGAACAGCCCACCGGCGAGCGCATGGTGCGCACGCTCGGCCTCCTCCAGCTGACGATGATCGGCATCGGCGCCATCATCGGGGCGGGCATCTTCAGCCTCGCCGCGGCCGTGGCCAAGGAGGACGCCGGTCCGGCCGTACTCATCTCGTTCCTGGTGGCCGGGGCCGCGTCGCTGTGCGCCGCCTTCGCCTACGCCGAGTTCGCCGGGATGGTCCCGAAGGCCGGCTCGTCGTACACCTACTGCGCGGCAGTCCTCGGCGAACTCGTCGGCTGGATCGTCGGCTGGGACCTGCTCCTGGAGTACACGGCCATCGTCGCCGTCGTCGCGATCGGCATGTCCGGCTATCTCGGCTTCTTGTTGAACGCGGTCGGCATCGACCTGCCGACCTGGGCCATGGGCGCCCCCGGCACCGGAGACGGGCACAAGGTCGACCTGCTCGCCATCGTGATCTGCCTCGGGGTGGCCTGGCTGCTGACCCGCGGCACTCGCACCTCGGCCCGGGTGGAGACGGTGCTGACCATCGTCAAGATCGCCATCGTGCTGCTCGTCATCGTGGTCGGCTTCACCAAGATCAACGCCGACAACCTGTCCCCCTTCGCGCCCTTCGGTCTCAACGGGGCGTTCACCGGGGCGGCGACGGTCTTCTTCGCGGTCTTCGGCTACGACGCGCTCAGCACCGCCGCAGAGGAGTCGGTGGAGGCGCGGAAGAAGCTGCCGAAGGCGATGATGATCTCGCTGGCGGTCTCCATGGGCCTCTACGTCCTGGTCTGCATCGTGCTCACCGGCATCCAGCACTACAGCGATCTCAACCCGAACAGCGGCATCTCCAGCGCTTTCGCGAGCGTCGGGCTGAACGGGTTCGCCAACGTCATCGCCGTCGGCGCCGTCATCGGCATCGTCACCGTGACCTTCTCCTTCATGATGGGCGCCTCCCGCCTGTGGTACGCCCTCAGCCGGGACGGCCTGATGCCGGCCTGGTTCGGTGCCATCCACCCCAAGCGCAAGGTCCCGCACCGCGCGACCTGGGTCATCGGCGTCGTGTCCGCGGTGCTGGCGGGCGTGCTGCCCATCAACGCCGTGGCCGAACTCACCAACATCGGCGTCCTGTTGGCCTTCGTGGTCGTCTCCGCGGCCGTCCTGGTCCTGCGCTACAGGAAGCCGGACCTCAAGCGCGGCTTCCGCTGTCCGGGCATGCCGTTCGTGCCGATCCTCGGCATGGTCTTCTCCGTCTGGCTGATGTCGTTCCTGGAGTGGGAGACCTGGTTCCGGCTGGGCATCTGGCTGGTCGTGGGCCTGGTCATCTACGCCGCCTACGGCTACCGGCGTACGCGCCAGGTCATGCCGGGCGGGTCGGTGGACCTCGACGCGCTCAATGAGATGTCGGACTCGGACGAACCGGATGCGCGGCTCGCGCCCCTTTAGGGGTGCGGGGCTGTATCGATATGCGGCTCCGCCGCGTGGGCGCGACCGGCCCCCCACCGGCCCGCAGGTTCACTACGGTGCTTCCTGCGGCTCGGCTGGTTGCAGAAACGGCTCGTCCACAGGGACCGCACGCCGCAGCGACTCCAGCATCGTGGCCAGCAGCGGATTGCTGTTCTCGCTGCGGTGCAGGGCCATCACGGTGCGGTGCGCGGAGCGCTGGGTGACCCGCGTGGCCTCGATGGTGTCCTTCGGCGCGTGGCCGAGTGCCGGCACCACCGCCACTCCGAGTCCCGCGGACACCAACTCCCGTACGACGTCGTAGTTGTTGCTGCGGCAGGCGACCGCGGCCTCGAACCCGGCCGCCGCACACAGCCGTACGGTCGACCGGGCGCCGGCGGTGCCCTCGCGGCTGGTGATCCAGCGGGCCCGGGACAGGTGGGGGAGTTGCGCGCTCAGGCCGCTGCCCCGGGCGCGGAGCAGCACGAGGTCCTCCCTCAGCAGCCGGTGGTGGGTCAGACCATCGGGCCAGGGGTGGGGGCTGAGTCCGTACTCGTACACCAAAGCGACGTCCAGGTCGCCGTCGCCGAGTGCGGCGACCAGTTCCTCGGGCTCGCCCTCCTCCAGCTGGATCTGGGCGCGGGGGTGGCTGTCGACGAACGCCGACAGGGCGGACGGTACGAGCCGGACGCCGGCGGTGGGAAAGCTGCCCAGCCGCAGCCGGCCGGTGACACCGGTGGCCAGCTCCTGTACGTGGTGATCGAGGTCGTCCAGGGCGGCCAGCACCCGGTCACTGAGGTCGACCAGGCGGTAGGCGGCGGCCGT of the Streptomyces sp. T12 genome contains:
- a CDS encoding FAD-binding oxidoreductase, which produces MSSSSPSPSPSSSAFGTVPSTADVVITGGGVMGASIAFHLAEAGVTDVVVVERDELCSGSSGKPIGGVRAQFSDPLNIELGDRSLRAFQDFPHRPGADIRLDSVGYLFLLTTEQQAIDFEASVGIQNSLGVPTRMIGPDEAHRLCPYISTDGLLAAAFSPTDGHARPALVVQGYADAAARAGVAFATHTSVTGIDTAGDRVTAVHTDRGRIACATVICTAGAWSGRIGAMAGVDLPVRPVRRQLAFTEPLTPPAPRIPFTIDFASSAYFHNSDDGLLFGLADPAQPDGFDTTWTPEWLELFRDVARDRAPALADMAIADGWAGLYEVTPDHNALIGRSGELPNFLYATGFSGHGFLQAPAVGEIVRDLHLGRAPFVDISPLSADRFRTGAEIRPEAHVV
- a CDS encoding LysR family transcriptional regulator, with protein sequence MDWTSSQLRSLVELTRRGTITAVAQALGYTPGGVSQQIAALEKATGMELLRRVGRRVELTDAGRTLALHAERILSTEAEAVEALERSRGEISGVLRVGLFATAAAEILPLALRRVNETHPGLDVHSRDMDVDEVYDAVASGAVDLALGLDYPDVPIPRDPALRVTQLYRERFALAVPTGSMAGVEEISLADTQHLRWILPWADSYYGRAVRTACRRAGVEPDVRHEVIDTAATLALVEAGIGVSTVTDLMLRLRASRFDVVRLRETVERHIVVVFRSSAERRPTVAALLDVLRAVAESRRDTSG
- a CDS encoding amino acid permease produces the protein MVRTLGLLQLTMIGIGAIIGAGIFSLAAAVAKEDAGPAVLISFLVAGAASLCAAFAYAEFAGMVPKAGSSYTYCAAVLGELVGWIVGWDLLLEYTAIVAVVAIGMSGYLGFLLNAVGIDLPTWAMGAPGTGDGHKVDLLAIVICLGVAWLLTRGTRTSARVETVLTIVKIAIVLLVIVVGFTKINADNLSPFAPFGLNGAFTGAATVFFAVFGYDALSTAAEESVEARKKLPKAMMISLAVSMGLYVLVCIVLTGIQHYSDLNPNSGISSAFASVGLNGFANVIAVGAVIGIVTVTFSFMMGASRLWYALSRDGLMPAWFGAIHPKRKVPHRATWVIGVVSAVLAGVLPINAVAELTNIGVLLAFVVVSAAVLVLRYRKPDLKRGFRCPGMPFVPILGMVFSVWLMSFLEWETWFRLGIWLVVGLVIYAAYGYRRTRQVMPGGSVDLDALNEMSDSDEPDARLAPL
- a CDS encoding LysR family transcriptional regulator, yielding MLKPLHLLTLKAVVRSGSFAIAARDLGYTASAISQQISALEKETGLVLFEREAHGIRPTAAAYRLVDLSDRVLAALDDLDHHVQELATGVTGRLRLGSFPTAGVRLVPSALSAFVDSHPRAQIQLEEGEPEELVAALGDGDLDVALVYEYGLSPHPWPDGLTHHRLLREDLVLLRARGSGLSAQLPHLSRARWITSREGTAGARSTVRLCAAAGFEAAVACRSNNYDVVRELVSAGLGVAVVPALGHAPKDTIEATRVTQRSAHRTVMALHRSENSNPLLATMLESLRRAVPVDEPFLQPAEPQEAP